A region from the Flavobacteriales bacterium genome encodes:
- a CDS encoding VCBS repeat-containing protein: MIRLLNPKSLVVLAPTALCLGLPDLVLAQTYQPEITDAFISSRVIDVSKPVGVTEGIAAVTPMGSASYTIPLYVPPGTNGVQPSLGIDYDSQRGDGILGWGWAMTGVSAITRTGQDWYHDGAVKGVRYATTDRFAADGQRLVALSGSYGASNTTYDTENASFAVYTSIGTMGSGPAWFSVITQDGTYMEYGATADSRIMGDNGNSVAMWRLNKVMDPHGNYISYVYDSFDAESRLVRIDYTGNANIGLSPYNRIEFAYQDRSDKNEVFINGLGGPKTCNLLTTITVFCEGSVMKTYHFNYALRNIDKSYLREIGESGADGSSLNTTIIKYGDPVAQPFQVEYSSVLQGATHDFFSGDYDGDGKSEILKSGYTYIEGFRYNYDLEIYKRVGPNDLQLTWSTPLDPNIQVINDQNVPQTYTANVSNDMNGDGRDDIILGKVSKVGAYWKLQNFTVLESNSASASSFATNTYGPPADQYGTVHNIVYPNTFKYQVSGDFNGDGKGDILAFLSNGSYYHGFLYSPWAGINGQIMSITNGAGDLPKSSYLAPIDFDGDGAHEILSVWGDLSAQQNTRIYRYTTTPVAGFEIVWSSSGFPTPEHELFPGDFNGDGKTDLLNRYNGGGPWHIHYATGVLNGDGYYSTGTPFAQFNAYVNLGGTPDVLAVADFNGDGKSDICHGRNVGGVSSVLDVFHSRGMHSDFKEVSYPPSSLLGWSPALITDLDGDGRSEVINTTNIFDPIEMYFFDRGGHERLVHSVVNGMGARKEFTYGYMTDPTLHTRGTAFAYPMGDAQLPFALVRTSSATNGIGSMNPVSYSYGNAVLNRTGRGFVGFKQTFIADPITNRIVIDQFGAQPDYAELYPASSQVYRFDIPGSLISNTAYAFDFVPIGIPALRRHLIRSVGTIAFDALASTTTTTINSAWNACGKVTASATDINALLNSTTTTTYTAAGPSAQPVKPLEVTITTTRSGQPSVTKTNYFQYFAATGKVEFATEFSGTPGARTTAFEYYAAGPPLRRSMWYPLLNAAQRPVQEFRYDTKYRFVTWHTNVWNDNGNFTDVNTYTVTDPRWGQPIEVYSSDGLTTLKEYDAFGRLTRNYVPHVAGTPRYSVDMSREWAIDGAYEFTVLRTTDPGGPDAEVYLDILGRPVRTVRESYGHETVSSATGYDARGNMAWETTPHKDTEQFLTIEHTYDAYNRPHEVINPFTGTQQYDYTYTGGQLQLTATNTSSGQWSTVITDATGKKIRSLDDGGELKYTYDSWGQVTRVHHDGLLTLRNTYDAYGRQTDLWAPNAGTTKYKYNPFGQLTWQKNANGHETTLEYDNLGRVIKRIAPEGATGYTYFNDNGRINNNLVTVSGPTVERMYRYDDPYNRLTARESTINGQLYSFGYEYDDYDRVVTTFYPSALEVWNEYDEAGSLQRVSWSGGTLFEGSTKNGLEQYTGFSLADGNTVSKEYEHGFLTRIQGGNVQDLRMAYDYSTGDMRYRWDPNEFVMETFEYDALSRLVMSSVIGVDANGNPTGLGFVPTEYAYDGNIGSTRGNPTKRTDVGQFGFGNHAVVAAKHIDYPTPYDQPPYQISLETQEITYTPFSKADLITEIVGTDNYELQYEYGPEYERTRSILSRNGNAETTRVYLDGYETQQTNGQVELIHYIQGGDGLCAIMVNTNGVWKTYPTYLDHLGSIVAVTDADNGNVVAEQNFDPWGNHRNPSSWGPNYTPSLPTWLYRGFTGHEHTEPFALINMNGRMYDPLNGRMLSADDYINGSCATQSFNRYTYAANNPLKYTDPSGHFLAVPFFAIGMIADYTSNLIHGESDPLGKAYNNVSASMSGISNCLKINTQVGENTYTSVGIDPFSLSVGVWFTYKDGDFAISGGMAIGLGGSIPGSESLTASGNAGLNASYDIGDFTIGASAGIGPDGSTRVGAGVGYKGHSIGVSHFGGKDPQWNWIVGFKGKGWGFSVTNDFLIDGDWHRTAAAEISIGQYSLGFNLYTGKPPGDERGREIGGDVLFRSMWEKLFNFIHHNYTYSYGDRKHAFLYASYTDGFTVSRIGIDAPFVQDATQNLLHSMINTPYFNPNLGAYGSTSRPFAQWIGYNPWTLY; encoded by the coding sequence ATGATCCGCCTGCTCAACCCGAAGTCGCTTGTGGTTCTCGCACCCACCGCACTGTGCCTTGGCCTGCCGGATCTGGTCCTTGCGCAAACCTACCAGCCCGAGATCACTGATGCCTTCATTTCCTCGCGTGTTATCGACGTGAGCAAACCCGTCGGGGTCACTGAAGGAATTGCTGCCGTAACGCCTATGGGTAGCGCCTCATACACCATCCCGCTCTACGTGCCGCCCGGCACCAATGGCGTGCAACCCTCATTGGGCATCGATTACGACAGCCAGCGCGGTGACGGCATTCTTGGTTGGGGTTGGGCAATGACCGGTGTCTCGGCGATAACCAGGACCGGTCAGGATTGGTACCACGATGGTGCTGTCAAGGGGGTGCGTTACGCCACTACCGACCGCTTCGCCGCCGACGGCCAGCGATTGGTGGCGCTTTCTGGTTCCTACGGTGCGAGCAACACCACTTACGACACTGAGAATGCCTCTTTCGCTGTTTACACATCCATTGGGACGATGGGTAGCGGTCCAGCTTGGTTCTCTGTCATTACCCAGGACGGTACGTACATGGAATACGGTGCCACCGCCGATTCAAGGATCATGGGCGACAATGGCAACTCCGTAGCCATGTGGCGCCTGAACAAGGTGATGGATCCGCACGGCAACTACATCAGTTACGTGTACGACTCTTTCGACGCTGAAAGCCGCTTGGTGCGCATCGACTACACCGGTAACGCGAATATCGGCCTCTCTCCATACAACCGCATCGAGTTCGCATACCAAGACCGCTCGGACAAGAACGAAGTGTTCATCAATGGCCTAGGAGGGCCCAAGACCTGCAACCTGCTTACCACCATCACCGTCTTCTGCGAAGGCTCAGTCATGAAGACCTATCACTTCAACTACGCACTTCGAAATATCGACAAGAGCTATCTCCGTGAAATAGGCGAATCCGGCGCCGACGGTTCCAGCCTCAACACCACCATCATCAAATACGGTGATCCCGTTGCTCAGCCCTTCCAGGTTGAGTATTCAAGCGTATTGCAAGGGGCAACCCACGATTTCTTTTCGGGTGATTACGACGGCGACGGCAAGTCGGAGATTCTCAAATCTGGCTACACCTACATCGAGGGTTTTCGTTACAACTACGATCTCGAGATTTACAAGCGCGTGGGCCCTAACGACCTTCAACTCACTTGGAGCACCCCCCTCGACCCCAACATCCAGGTCATCAACGACCAGAACGTCCCCCAGACCTACACCGCCAATGTCAGCAACGACATGAACGGGGATGGGCGGGATGACATCATCTTGGGCAAGGTCTCGAAGGTGGGTGCATACTGGAAGCTCCAAAATTTTACAGTGTTGGAATCGAACAGTGCCAGTGCCTCGTCTTTCGCAACCAATACCTATGGCCCCCCTGCGGACCAATATGGCACCGTCCACAACATCGTGTATCCAAACACCTTCAAGTATCAAGTCTCTGGCGATTTCAACGGAGACGGTAAGGGAGACATTCTGGCTTTCTTGAGCAACGGCAGCTATTACCACGGTTTCCTATACAGCCCTTGGGCCGGGATCAACGGGCAGATCATGAGCATTACGAACGGCGCTGGCGATCTCCCCAAGTCCAGCTATTTGGCCCCGATCGACTTCGATGGCGATGGAGCACACGAGATCCTCAGCGTTTGGGGCGACTTGTCCGCACAACAGAACACCCGCATCTACCGCTACACCACCACCCCGGTCGCCGGGTTCGAGATCGTCTGGTCCAGTTCCGGCTTCCCGACCCCTGAGCATGAGCTTTTCCCCGGCGACTTCAACGGGGATGGAAAGACAGACCTTTTGAACCGATACAACGGTGGCGGCCCATGGCACATACACTATGCAACGGGCGTGCTCAATGGTGACGGCTACTATTCAACGGGCACTCCTTTCGCGCAGTTCAATGCATACGTGAACCTCGGTGGAACACCTGATGTTCTCGCAGTAGCCGATTTCAACGGCGATGGCAAGTCCGACATCTGCCATGGGCGCAACGTGGGCGGAGTGTCCTCCGTGCTCGATGTGTTCCATTCCCGTGGCATGCACAGCGATTTCAAGGAGGTGTCCTATCCTCCTAGCAGCCTGCTCGGTTGGTCACCGGCATTGATAACGGACCTCGACGGCGACGGCCGATCCGAGGTCATCAACACCACAAACATTTTCGACCCCATCGAAATGTACTTCTTCGACCGTGGTGGTCATGAACGCCTCGTCCATAGCGTGGTCAATGGCATGGGGGCGCGCAAGGAGTTCACTTATGGATACATGACGGACCCCACACTGCACACCAGGGGGACGGCTTTCGCTTACCCCATGGGCGATGCTCAATTGCCCTTCGCCTTGGTCCGTACCTCAAGTGCAACCAATGGCATCGGCTCCATGAACCCCGTTAGCTATTCTTACGGTAATGCGGTCCTCAATCGCACGGGCAGGGGCTTCGTGGGCTTCAAACAAACCTTCATCGCCGACCCCATCACCAACCGGATCGTCATCGATCAGTTCGGTGCGCAGCCCGACTATGCGGAGCTTTATCCCGCAAGCTCCCAGGTCTATCGGTTCGACATCCCTGGGTCGCTCATATCCAATACCGCCTACGCTTTTGACTTTGTGCCAATTGGTATCCCTGCATTACGCCGGCACCTTATACGAAGCGTCGGCACCATCGCCTTCGATGCCTTGGCTTCCACCACCACCACCACCATCAACTCCGCTTGGAATGCTTGTGGCAAGGTCACCGCAAGCGCCACGGATATCAATGCCTTGCTGAATTCCACAACCACTACTACTTACACCGCCGCCGGACCGTCCGCCCAACCAGTCAAACCTCTAGAGGTGACCATAACCACAACACGCAGCGGTCAGCCATCCGTTACCAAAACCAACTACTTCCAATACTTCGCCGCGACAGGGAAGGTGGAATTCGCTACCGAATTCTCAGGAACCCCTGGAGCCCGCACGACCGCGTTCGAGTATTACGCTGCGGGCCCCCCGCTGAGGCGCTCCATGTGGTATCCCTTGTTGAATGCGGCTCAACGCCCGGTTCAAGAGTTCCGTTACGACACCAAGTACCGCTTCGTTACCTGGCACACCAACGTGTGGAACGACAACGGCAACTTCACCGACGTCAATACCTACACCGTCACCGATCCACGCTGGGGCCAACCCATCGAAGTGTACAGCTCCGATGGGCTTACGACACTCAAAGAATACGATGCCTTCGGCAGGCTCACCCGCAATTACGTTCCGCACGTGGCCGGCACTCCGCGCTATTCCGTGGACATGAGCCGGGAGTGGGCCATCGATGGCGCTTACGAATTCACGGTGTTGCGCACTACGGATCCGGGCGGGCCCGATGCCGAGGTGTACCTCGATATTCTCGGACGCCCAGTTCGCACCGTGCGCGAGTCCTATGGCCACGAAACCGTGTCCTCGGCTACGGGCTACGATGCGCGCGGCAATATGGCCTGGGAAACCACACCCCACAAGGACACCGAGCAATTCCTCACCATCGAACACACCTACGACGCCTACAACCGGCCTCACGAGGTCATCAACCCATTCACGGGCACCCAGCAATACGACTACACCTACACTGGCGGGCAGCTTCAACTCACTGCCACCAACACGAGCTCAGGCCAATGGAGCACGGTCATCACCGATGCCACCGGCAAGAAGATAAGGTCCCTCGACGATGGCGGCGAACTCAAATACACCTACGATAGCTGGGGGCAAGTCACCCGCGTTCATCATGACGGACTCCTAACGCTCCGGAACACATACGATGCCTACGGTCGGCAAACCGACCTGTGGGCGCCCAATGCTGGTACCACGAAGTACAAGTACAACCCCTTCGGGCAACTCACCTGGCAGAAGAACGCCAACGGGCACGAAACCACCCTCGAATACGACAACCTCGGCCGCGTCATCAAGCGGATCGCACCAGAGGGGGCCACCGGGTACACCTACTTCAACGACAACGGTCGGATCAACAACAACCTGGTCACCGTGTCCGGGCCTACTGTCGAGCGTATGTACCGGTACGACGACCCGTACAATAGGCTCACGGCTCGGGAATCCACCATCAACGGGCAGCTCTATTCCTTCGGTTACGAATACGACGACTACGACAGGGTCGTCACAACCTTCTACCCATCTGCGCTCGAGGTCTGGAACGAGTACGACGAGGCGGGCAGCCTGCAGCGCGTCAGCTGGAGCGGAGGCACCCTGTTCGAGGGTAGCACCAAGAACGGCCTCGAACAATACACCGGCTTCAGCCTCGCGGACGGCAACACAGTAAGCAAAGAATACGAGCACGGCTTCCTCACCCGTATCCAGGGTGGCAACGTGCAGGATCTGCGCATGGCCTACGACTACTCCACCGGCGACATGCGCTATCGCTGGGACCCGAATGAATTCGTCATGGAGACCTTTGAGTACGATGCGCTCAGCCGGCTGGTCATGTCGTCTGTCATTGGTGTCGATGCCAACGGTAACCCCACAGGGTTGGGTTTCGTGCCCACCGAGTACGCCTACGACGGCAACATCGGGTCAACGCGCGGCAACCCCACTAAGCGAACCGATGTGGGCCAATTCGGTTTTGGTAACCATGCCGTGGTGGCTGCAAAGCACATCGACTACCCCACGCCCTACGACCAACCACCCTATCAGATCAGCCTCGAAACCCAGGAGATCACTTATACCCCCTTCTCCAAGGCAGACCTGATCACCGAGATCGTCGGTACGGATAACTACGAATTGCAATACGAGTACGGGCCGGAGTACGAGCGCACCCGGAGTATCCTGTCCAGGAACGGCAACGCGGAAACCACCCGTGTGTACTTGGATGGCTACGAAACCCAACAGACCAATGGACAAGTCGAGCTCATCCACTACATCCAAGGTGGCGATGGCCTATGCGCGATCATGGTCAATACCAATGGGGTCTGGAAGACATATCCAACCTACCTCGATCACCTCGGATCCATTGTAGCGGTCACCGATGCCGACAACGGCAACGTGGTGGCCGAACAGAATTTCGACCCTTGGGGCAACCACCGCAACCCCTCCAGTTGGGGGCCGAATTATACACCTTCGCTACCCACTTGGCTCTACCGCGGCTTCACCGGCCACGAGCACACCGAACCCTTCGCCCTCATCAACATGAACGGACGCATGTACGACCCGCTGAACGGCCGCATGCTCAGCGCCGACGACTACATCAACGGCTCCTGCGCTACCCAATCCTTCAACCGCTACACCTACGCAGCCAATAACCCGCTCAAGTACACCGACCCATCCGGTCACTTCTTGGCAGTGCCCTTCTTCGCCATCGGCATGATCGCCGACTACACCAGCAACCTCATCCACGGCGAATCCGATCCGCTCGGCAAAGCCTACAACAACGTGTCGGCCTCCATGTCCGGGATAAGCAATTGCCTCAAGATCAACACCCAGGTCGGCGAAAACACCTACACATCCGTCGGCATCGACCCGTTCTCGTTGAGCGTGGGGGTATGGTTCACCTATAAGGATGGGGATTTCGCGATCAGTGGCGGCATGGCCATTGGGTTAGGGGGCAGCATTCCAGGGTCGGAAAGCCTGACAGCCAGTGGCAATGCCGGTTTAAACGCCTCGTACGACATTGGTGACTTCACTATCGGCGCAAGCGCTGGCATTGGACCCGATGGCTCTACACGAGTTGGGGCCGGTGTTGGCTATAAGGGACATTCCATTGGTGTGAGTCATTTCGGCGGGAAAGACCCTCAATGGAATTGGATCGTCGGCTTTAAAGGGAAGGGGTGGGGATTCTCCGTCACCAATGACTTCCTGATCGATGGTGATTGGCATCGCACCGCTGCAGCCGAGATCAGCATCGGCCAATACTCTCTTGGCTTCAACCTATACACGGGCAAACCACCAGGGGACGAGCGAGGACGGGAAATTGGTGGAGATGTCCTTTTCCGATCAATGTGGGAGAAGTTGTTCAACTTCATTCACCACAACTACACCTATTCCTATGGTGACAGAAAGCACGCATTCTTGTACGCCAGTTACACGGATGGGTTCACGGTTAGCCGGATTGGGATTGATGCGCCATTCGTGCAGGACGCTACCCAGAACCTCTTGCACTCCATGATCAATACCCCCTACTTCAATCCTAACCTTGGGGCCTACGGTAGCACCTCAAGGCCGTTCGCTCAATGGATCGGGTACAATCCATGGACCCTCTATTGA